In Bombus affinis isolate iyBomAffi1 unplaced genomic scaffold, iyBomAffi1.2 ctg00000068.1, whole genome shotgun sequence, the following proteins share a genomic window:
- the LOC126926978 gene encoding uncharacterized protein LOC126926978 has protein sequence MLIGQRSFFVQPLTNGQHVMFQPKNEKWWSIRNNSSFVSVNPENPAGKSNKFEVEESKRKSKRSKRDSLSHDVQGFYNLSGDVFDVEYPEAEKLILYDEKDDVSTEYNDTIVEELSIDVNPVEKCSVGVDHALIAKTHWESLDVCCVIWCFV, from the exons atgttgatcgggcagagatcgttcttcgttcagccgctgacgaatggccagcatgtgatgtttcagccgaaaaacgaaaagtggtggtcgatcaggaataattcgagcttcgtgtctgtgaatccggaaaatcctgcag ggaaatcgaataaatttgaagttgaagaaagtaagagaaagtcgaaacgaagcaaacgcgattccttaagccacgatgttcagggattttataatctttccggtgacgtcttcgacgtggaatacccagaagctgagaaattgattctgtacgatgaaaaagacgatgtctccacagaatacaacgatacaatagtggaagaattatcgatcgacgtaaatcctgttgagaaatgctcagttg gagtcgaccacgccttaattgctaagacgcattgggagagtttagacgtttgctgtgtgatttggtgttttgtataa